The genome window GCATCGTAAGCCTTTCAAACCATCTCAGCTTATAATCAAACTTAGGCCCCGGGGCAGGATTACCATTCGGAAGGTAAAGGCAACCTACGGTAATGCCGTTAACCTCCGCTTCAATATAGCGACTGTGTTCATCTTCCGGGTCTCCGGGCAATACCCGCCGCACCTCTTTTATTTCGTTGTTGCGGGCGAGGATAGCTACCCCGTTCCAGCTTTTTTGCCCATGCCAAATGGCGTTGTACCCGGCATTAAGAATGGCCTGCTCCGGAAACTTTTCCTGTGGCGCTTTTAATTCCTGCAGACAAACAACATCGGGAGCTGTTTCTTCAAGCCACCGAAGCAATACCGGCAGTCGTCCGTTAACACCGTTTACATTATAGGTAGCTATTTTCATGATAAACTTTTACCTGCTTTAAATATCGTGGCAATAAAAATAAGCCTTGTTTATTTAAAATCTAAGCAAAAAGTAAACTCATTTAAGGTGTTAGCGTTTTTTACTAATACCAGGGCTCCAATCGTTTTAAATCGTGACTCCTTATTTCGTAAACGTCCCTGTCTGTATATACCGGAATCCTGGATATGCAGCTAATATTTGTTTCCAGGCTATCGGCAGAAAGTTCAAAGTCAAAACGGGGATGAACTGCTGAAAGAAACTTAACCTCTTTAGTGTTATCAATAAAGCTAAACAGCACATTTACCATGCCGCCTGTTCTATTGGTAACTATATAACGCAGCAATACCGGCGTGGGGTTATATACATATTTATACCCCCGGGGATCTGTCATGTCACGCCCAAGTTCTTTTTTTACCACCTCTATATCATGCGCCTTAATTTGCTCTATCGAATCAAACTGCCTGAATGATAAGTACGTGTCCATCTCCATAAGTGGATAAACCGATTTATTTTCATCTTCTTCATCATCGTTGTAAAGCCTGCGGTACTGCACGTAATGTGCGGTTGCCTGCCCGGGATGGTCGTACTGAAATATAAACTCGGCAAAAAGGTGATCTGTTTTGGTGTAGATTTTTAATGTTCTGTCCATGTGTAAGGTGTAGATTGATAAGGTAATAAATTATAAACTAAGGTATGGCAATTTTTTAATTCAATACAGGCTGTTTTGTATTATGCTTACAGCATATTATATCGTGATACCTTTCATGGTTGGTAATACATAAGCGTGTTATGGCTTCGCTAAAAAAGCATTCTGCATTTTATTAAAACAAAAAAAGGGATTGCATCTACCGTATCTTCGCTGTTAGTATCCTATTTTTCGTTGCCGGCAATTACTCGCCGTTAAGCCGCCTGAATTTCACATTGGAAACCCCACAAAAAAACTTACCGTTATTCCGTAATGATGTCTATTTCGGCATAGCCTGTATCATTGTTGTTTTCAGTGTTCTTTAGCGCCCTTAGCCTGATGTATCTACTCTTTTGAGAAGCAAATTTTATTATTTGCCATAAAGGATTGTTTTTAATATTAGGGAACTCACCATGGCTAACCAGCTTCCATTCTATATTATCTTTTGAAACATAAAACTCATAACCAGCAATAATTCCGGGATTCCATATACTTTGATCAGGTAGATACCTGAAGCCTGCAAGTTTTTTTTCCTCCCCTAAGTCAACAACCAGGTCTTGTGGCATCTTTTTGTCCTTGCTTTGGTGCCAGGCAGTAGATGGATCGCCATCTAATACTGCGCTGACCTTTTCATCCGCAATGCCAACAATTTTCCAGTCTTTCCTTGAAACGTCAAACTTTTCATGCGTCGCGGAACTGCTTTGACGGGTAAACGGGTC of Mucilaginibacter xinganensis contains these proteins:
- the xth gene encoding exodeoxyribonuclease III — its product is MKIATYNVNGVNGRLPVLLRWLEETAPDVVCLQELKAPQEKFPEQAILNAGYNAIWHGQKSWNGVAILARNNEIKEVRRVLPGDPEDEHSRYIEAEVNGITVGCLYLPNGNPAPGPKFDYKLRWFERLTMHAAELLASGMPVVLTGDYNVMPTELDVYKPERWVEDALFRPETRLAFKTLVEQGWTDAIRKIYPNEKIYTFYDYFRNAYGRDAGLRIDHFLLSPELDKRLVAAAVDRNVRGWEKTSDHCPVWIELADE